A region of Lycium barbarum isolate Lr01 chromosome 3, ASM1917538v2, whole genome shotgun sequence DNA encodes the following proteins:
- the LOC132630352 gene encoding uncharacterized protein LOC132630352 → MTLVEESILKQKSRNQWLKLGDSNNSYFFACTKTKLAQNGIRSLTKADRIVVVEFGDIEKEAIGFYKGLLGSAEDHIPAINPAVMQHSPIPNRQQQKQLIEEVTEEEVINALQSSDITKAVLEFFTIGKLHKPVNCTSVTLIPNIQSPKSIKEYRPISCCLVMNKIILKILTHWMQVVMDSLVNNSQSAFVSNRVIYDNIILSHELVKSYGRKGVSPRCMLNIDMQKAYALVDRRYLRHILYTLNFPDKFVNWGDNWSVKILNECFLEFSEAYGLKANLDKSSVFFGGVPDEDQEEILNILGFVRGTLPIRYLGAGAKPGISSRVFIL, encoded by the exons ATGACTCTTGTTGAGGAAAGCATCTTGAAACAAAAATCTAGAAATCAGTGGCTAAAGCTGGGTGACTCAAACAATTCATATTTCTTTGCTTGTACTAAAACCAAGCTGGCACAGAATGGAATAAGAAGCCTAACCAAAGCTGATAGGATTGTAGTTGTAGAATTTGGGGACATTGAGAAGGAGGCTATTGGATTCTATAAGGGATTACTGGGATCTGCAGAGGATCATATCCCTGCTATCAATCCAGCAGTCATGCAGCATAGTCCTATCCCGAATAGACAACAACAGAAACAGCTTATAGAGGAAGTAACTGAGGAAGAAGTTATTAACGCCCTGCAGA GCTCAGATATCACTAAAGCAGTTCTAGAGTTCTTTACAATAGGAAAATTGCACAAACCAGTAAACTGCACATCTGTTACTCTAATACCCAATATTCAAAGTCCCAAGTCTATCAAAGAGTATAGACCAATCTCTTGTTGCTTAGTTATGAATAAGATCATATTAAAGATACTAACACATTGGATGCAAGTAGTTATGGATAGTTTGGTTAATAACAGTCAGTCTGCTTTTGTGTCAAACAGAGTTATATATGATAATATCATTCTAAGCCATGAATTGGTGaagagttatggaaggaaaggaGTGTCACCTAGATGCATGCTCAATATAGACATGCAAAAAGCCTATGCATTAGTGGACCGGAGATATTTGCGGCATATCTTATACACTCTAAATTTCCCTGATAAGTTTGTTAACTG GGGTGATAACTGGTCAGTAAAGATATTGAATGAATGTTTCCTAGAATTCTCAGAGGCATATGGACTTAAAGCCAACCTCGATAAAAGTTCTGTGTTCTTTGGAGGTGTGCCAGATGAGGACCAGGAGGAGATCCTGAACATATTGGGGTTTGTCAGAGGCACTCTACCTATCAGATATCTTGGTGCAGGGGCGAAGCCAGGAATTTCATCAAGGGTGTTCATATTATGA